In Brevibacillus brevis NBRC 100599, a single genomic region encodes these proteins:
- a CDS encoding N-acetyltransferase: MGVAKALAVRQATMKDVDAMLEIVNEYAQQGLMLPRTKLSFLENLQSFIVAHDGDSVVGVAGLHILWEDLAEIRSLAISEKAKGMGVGKHLVLHLVEQCRLLGIKRVLALTYQQVFFEKCGFWVVAKETLPQKAWKDCINCSKLPMCDEIAMIFETA, translated from the coding sequence ATGGGTGTTGCAAAGGCGCTGGCAGTACGTCAGGCTACGATGAAAGACGTGGATGCCATGTTGGAGATTGTTAATGAATATGCACAGCAAGGCTTGATGCTGCCACGTACGAAGCTGTCTTTCTTGGAAAACTTGCAATCCTTTATTGTCGCTCATGACGGAGATTCGGTCGTAGGTGTCGCAGGCCTGCATATTTTGTGGGAGGACCTGGCGGAGATCCGCTCCTTGGCTATCTCGGAAAAAGCAAAGGGGATGGGCGTCGGGAAACATCTGGTTCTTCATTTGGTTGAGCAATGCCGTCTTTTGGGAATTAAGCGTGTACTGGCGCTGACCTATCAACAAGTGTTTTTTGAAAAGTGCGGGTTTTGGGTGGTTGCCAAGGAAACACTGCCGCAAAAAGCCTGGAAGGATTGCATTAACTGCTCCAAGCTGCCGATGTGCGACGAAATTGCTATGATTTTCGAAACAGCCTGA
- a CDS encoding GTP pyrophosphokinase: protein MHKLDWELYLLPFEQAVEEIKVKIKNIRNELRKRKEHSPIEFAVGRVKSIPSIYNKANRLQFPIDENICWEIRDIAGIRVICQFIDDIPAVVEMIRNRGDMRVYLEKDYVSTPKESGYRGYHLAVEYPIMMAGGQVTIPVEIQIRTLGMNFWATIEHSLNYKYEGIIPSDIRQRLFEAAKASYKLDSEMNNIRDEIKDAQAEFTKKEVPMESLLSLVELDLDVDAAMDDGSMNEGTGEENDKH from the coding sequence GTGCACAAACTAGATTGGGAACTATATCTGCTACCGTTCGAACAAGCTGTAGAAGAAATCAAAGTCAAAATTAAAAATATCCGTAACGAGCTGCGCAAACGCAAGGAGCATTCACCGATTGAGTTTGCGGTGGGCAGGGTCAAATCGATCCCGAGCATTTACAACAAGGCAAACCGCTTGCAGTTTCCTATTGATGAAAATATTTGCTGGGAAATTCGCGATATCGCTGGCATCCGTGTCATTTGCCAGTTTATCGATGATATACCGGCAGTTGTAGAGATGATCCGCAACCGCGGGGACATGCGTGTGTATTTGGAGAAGGATTATGTCTCTACCCCAAAAGAAAGCGGCTATCGCGGCTATCACCTTGCTGTGGAGTATCCGATCATGATGGCGGGTGGGCAAGTGACCATTCCGGTAGAAATTCAGATTCGCACATTGGGAATGAATTTTTGGGCGACGATTGAGCACTCGCTGAATTATAAATACGAGGGAATTATCCCATCCGATATACGGCAAAGATTGTTCGAAGCTGCCAAGGCGTCCTACAAGCTGGATAGCGAAATGAACAATATCCGGGACGAAATTAAAGACGCCCAAGCAGAGTTTACGAAAAAAGAAGTGCCGATGGAGTCATTATTATCGTTGGTGGAGCTGGATCTCGACGTCGATGCGGCAATGGACGATGGAAGTATGAATGAAGGGACTGGAGAAGAGAATGACAAGCATTAA
- a CDS encoding TetR/AcrR family transcriptional regulator, translating to MTTRRERKKRETREKIFNAAIKLFKTHGFEATTIDMISEEADVARGTIFLHFTSKEAILANWGYERLHEIEERREEWDYGDECKAKVLRIYKIMNEVTITNFDFIKVVVESSMKHRKVLENEKNMYFELRQLFADLIEEAQEKNQLKSKFNPLVAANMLENIYYNALYDWVRSEGAWALEEIMEEKVSIVFEGLVVE from the coding sequence TTGACGACGAGACGGGAACGGAAAAAGCGCGAAACACGCGAAAAAATCTTCAATGCTGCCATCAAGCTTTTCAAAACACATGGCTTTGAAGCAACTACCATCGACATGATTTCCGAAGAAGCGGATGTTGCACGCGGTACGATCTTTCTGCATTTCACTTCAAAGGAAGCCATTCTTGCTAACTGGGGATACGAGCGTCTGCATGAAATCGAGGAGCGCCGGGAAGAGTGGGATTATGGTGACGAATGCAAGGCGAAGGTGCTGCGGATCTACAAGATCATGAATGAAGTAACCATCACCAATTTCGATTTCATCAAAGTCGTCGTAGAATCCTCGATGAAACATCGGAAAGTGCTTGAGAACGAAAAGAACATGTACTTTGAATTGCGCCAGCTGTTCGCCGACCTGATTGAAGAAGCGCAAGAAAAGAATCAATTGAAAAGCAAATTCAACCCACTTGTTGCTGCGAATATGTTGGAAAACATTTACTATAACGCTCTTTATGATTGGGTACGCAGCGAAGGCGCCTGGGCACTCGAAGAAATCATGGAAGAGAAGGTCTCTATCGTATTCGAAGGGCTGGTCGTGGAATAA
- the pepV gene encoding dipeptidase PepV, whose protein sequence is MTSINWLEETNKRKEELIATTQQFLQIKSVLDPESAREGSPFGEGIRQALDFALGVCEKAGMTTKDVRGYAGHAEFGQGEELIGILSHVDVVPEGDGWSTPPYAAEIVDGRLVARGAIDDKGPTMAAIFAAKIVMELGLPLSKRVRFIFGTDEESSWQCVNTYFETEEMPTMGFTPDADFPLIYAEKGLTDLSLRQTLASFQSLGIPAAENVEAKLVSLQAGLRMNMVPDKAVATLVPIGLNSEAIAQNYRQHLDATGLKGKAEVQDGLVVLHMEGVSVHGMDPSKGVNAGTELIHFLRTLSLDERGAVFVGLADRYLHKQHYGEAIGIAHNDEEMGALTVNTGVIEYDEKQDALFRLNIRYPHSVAFEKWSAVLAERFSEGAFTLEVAEHLTPHRVDPNHPLVTTLQRVYTEQTGEEAGIIAIGGATYGRSLDVGVAFGPLFPGRPDSAHQRDEYIFVDDLIKATAIYAQAIYELAK, encoded by the coding sequence ATGACAAGCATTAATTGGCTAGAAGAAACAAATAAACGCAAGGAAGAACTCATTGCGACGACGCAACAATTTTTGCAAATAAAAAGCGTACTCGACCCCGAGTCCGCGCGGGAAGGTTCCCCTTTCGGAGAAGGGATTCGGCAAGCGCTTGACTTTGCGCTAGGCGTATGTGAAAAGGCAGGCATGACAACTAAAGACGTCCGCGGGTATGCAGGGCACGCTGAATTCGGACAAGGCGAGGAATTGATCGGCATTCTGAGCCATGTCGATGTCGTACCGGAAGGCGATGGCTGGAGTACACCACCGTATGCGGCTGAGATCGTGGATGGACGCTTGGTGGCACGTGGTGCGATTGATGACAAGGGACCGACGATGGCGGCCATTTTCGCCGCGAAGATCGTGATGGAGCTTGGATTGCCGCTGTCGAAGCGCGTGCGCTTTATTTTCGGTACGGATGAAGAATCGAGCTGGCAATGTGTGAACACGTATTTTGAAACGGAAGAAATGCCGACGATGGGCTTTACGCCAGATGCCGATTTCCCGCTGATCTATGCGGAGAAAGGCTTGACTGACCTGTCATTGCGCCAGACGCTAGCATCCTTCCAAAGCCTAGGAATACCTGCTGCGGAAAATGTGGAGGCAAAGCTCGTTTCCTTACAGGCTGGCTTGCGGATGAACATGGTTCCAGACAAGGCTGTAGCAACGCTTGTGCCAATCGGCTTGAATAGTGAGGCGATTGCACAAAATTATCGTCAGCATTTGGACGCGACTGGCTTAAAAGGCAAGGCGGAGGTGCAGGATGGCCTCGTTGTGCTGCACATGGAGGGCGTCTCGGTTCACGGAATGGACCCGAGCAAAGGTGTCAACGCGGGTACCGAGCTCATTCACTTTTTGCGCACCTTGTCCTTGGATGAACGGGGAGCAGTATTCGTAGGCTTGGCTGATCGTTACTTGCACAAGCAGCATTATGGGGAAGCGATCGGCATCGCGCATAATGATGAAGAAATGGGCGCGCTCACAGTGAACACAGGTGTGATCGAGTATGACGAAAAGCAGGATGCGCTTTTCCGTCTGAATATCCGTTACCCACATTCTGTTGCCTTCGAAAAATGGTCGGCGGTTCTGGCTGAACGATTCAGTGAAGGAGCATTTACGCTCGAAGTGGCAGAGCATCTGACACCGCACCGCGTCGACCCGAATCATCCTTTGGTGACGACACTGCAACGCGTGTATACAGAACAAACGGGTGAGGAAGCTGGCATCATTGCAATTGGCGGTGCTACCTACGGCCGTTCGTTGGATGTTGGGGTGGCATTCGGACCGCTTTTCCCAGGACGACCTGACAGTGCTCACCAGCGAGATGAATATATTTTCGTGGATGACTTGATCAAAGCGACAGCGATTTACGCGCAAGCGATCTATGAATTAGCGAAGTAG
- a CDS encoding methyl-accepting chemotaxis protein, giving the protein MKLGARILLVLLLAGSVPLTAAGVFAYQESKQELLNGSAATLEALRQSNKEQVENYFRERARNVDTLAASGTVMSALSSFEDVWRQGLGSPAYEEVQARYTNELKMEVARYGFGNAFLLNAQGDIVFETKPQADFGTNLLTGPHASSVLGQTVQQVQKTQSAEMSDLGIYEPSGGAPGVYIAAPIYERGYIIGQIVVEVSMDYISRIFNQREGLGETGKIYLVGGPDKLMRSQLGSGPNTLLQQKVDTPIVDQVLLTQQSEGTVESMDYLGQQVLVSYDQVKVGKKTWAILAERNMTEILEGPTRIRNAMIAFNGAVLMLIVIISLFTANWLRRSFRGMLAVAERIGHGDFSREIPDKLLKRKDELGELAGSLVTMQKQLRKILFQIQQAAASVSGAVRNIQGNTSEIAASSQQIVLVVDQVAASADSQVEKMGQTLNLAVDLTKDVEGVTENVERVTVSAEEMKQHAHAGRRAIADVMDSMDEINRSVEAATDVIHVLEGRSKDISRIIAVITEIARQTNLLALNAAIEAARAGEHGKGFAVVAGEVRKLAEDTNHAAQQIVGMIGDVQKDTKEAVSRMVEGAQTTARGMKTAHQSQEMFQHIEENILGVSQEINGVSEAFKRMAPDAQQVAVVAGEVSSASMQAAAGVQSISAAVEEQSAAMELIADAANQLATLAEELRSSLATFVSREN; this is encoded by the coding sequence ATGAAACTAGGCGCTCGTATACTGCTCGTACTACTATTGGCAGGAAGTGTACCGCTGACAGCAGCGGGAGTGTTTGCTTATCAGGAATCCAAGCAGGAATTGTTGAATGGAAGTGCCGCTACACTAGAAGCACTACGTCAAAGCAACAAGGAACAGGTGGAAAATTACTTTCGCGAGCGAGCCAGGAACGTGGATACGTTGGCTGCATCGGGAACAGTAATGTCTGCCCTTTCTTCGTTTGAGGACGTGTGGCGGCAAGGCCTGGGCTCACCTGCTTATGAAGAAGTGCAAGCACGGTATACGAACGAATTGAAGATGGAGGTCGCTCGCTACGGCTTCGGAAATGCCTTTCTGTTGAATGCACAAGGGGACATCGTGTTCGAGACAAAGCCGCAGGCCGATTTCGGTACCAATCTCCTGACAGGCCCACATGCTAGCTCTGTACTTGGCCAGACTGTGCAGCAAGTTCAGAAAACCCAAAGCGCAGAAATGTCAGATCTAGGCATTTACGAACCATCCGGAGGGGCGCCAGGGGTATACATTGCAGCGCCGATCTATGAACGAGGCTACATCATCGGGCAAATAGTGGTCGAAGTATCCATGGACTATATTTCAAGAATATTCAACCAACGGGAAGGGCTGGGGGAAACCGGGAAGATTTACTTGGTTGGTGGTCCGGACAAGCTCATGCGATCGCAACTGGGCAGTGGACCCAATACGTTGTTACAGCAAAAAGTAGATACGCCCATCGTCGATCAAGTCTTGCTCACCCAACAATCAGAAGGAACGGTCGAGAGCATGGATTACTTAGGTCAGCAAGTGCTCGTGTCCTACGATCAGGTTAAAGTGGGGAAGAAGACGTGGGCGATTTTGGCAGAGAGGAATATGACCGAAATTCTGGAGGGCCCAACCCGCATTCGGAATGCCATGATTGCTTTTAATGGTGCCGTCCTCATGCTCATCGTCATCATCTCGTTATTTACAGCAAACTGGCTTCGCCGCTCGTTTCGAGGCATGCTTGCTGTCGCAGAACGGATCGGTCATGGTGATTTTTCACGAGAGATTCCTGACAAGCTATTAAAACGAAAAGATGAATTAGGAGAACTGGCTGGGTCTCTCGTTACGATGCAGAAGCAATTGCGCAAAATCTTGTTTCAGATTCAGCAGGCAGCTGCTTCCGTTTCCGGGGCGGTGCGAAATATTCAGGGAAACACTAGTGAGATTGCTGCTTCCAGCCAGCAAATAGTCCTCGTCGTCGATCAAGTGGCTGCCTCTGCTGATAGCCAGGTTGAGAAAATGGGACAAACCTTGAATCTGGCTGTTGATTTGACGAAGGATGTGGAAGGAGTAACGGAAAATGTAGAGCGAGTGACCGTTTCTGCGGAAGAAATGAAGCAGCATGCTCACGCAGGCAGACGCGCGATCGCAGATGTGATGGACAGCATGGACGAAATCAATCGTTCGGTAGAAGCTGCAACGGATGTCATTCATGTATTGGAAGGGCGCTCGAAGGACATCTCGAGAATTATCGCCGTCATTACAGAAATAGCCCGCCAGACCAATCTGCTCGCCTTGAATGCTGCGATTGAAGCGGCCAGAGCAGGAGAGCATGGCAAGGGATTCGCTGTCGTAGCAGGGGAAGTGCGCAAACTGGCGGAGGATACCAACCATGCTGCCCAGCAGATCGTAGGCATGATTGGAGACGTGCAAAAGGATACGAAGGAAGCAGTATCCAGAATGGTCGAGGGTGCCCAAACAACCGCCCGTGGCATGAAGACAGCCCATCAATCGCAAGAGATGTTCCAGCACATCGAGGAAAACATCCTCGGGGTGTCGCAAGAAATTAACGGTGTCAGTGAAGCCTTCAAGCGTATGGCGCCAGATGCCCAACAGGTAGCTGTAGTCGCTGGGGAAGTATCATCCGCATCGATGCAAGCCGCTGCTGGTGTCCAGAGCATTTCGGCTGCGGTAGAAGAGCAGAGTGCTGCAATGGAGCTCATCGCAGATGCTGCGAATCAGTTGGCGACTCTAGCAGAAGAGCTGAGGAGCTCCCTTGCAACCTTTGTCTCGCGCGAAAATTAA